In a single window of the Sediminicoccus sp. KRV36 genome:
- a CDS encoding RraA family protein, whose protein sequence is MAQRPYTQADLDALCAWDTPTICNALELVVPARRGYGFTVRTFDCAHPSMSPICGPARVGTIRAQFPSGRTKEQDRASRIGWYEYVANTDMPTVVILQDLDDVPGTGAFWGEVNTNVHKGLKALGCVTNGSIRDLDMVAPEFQLLGIINPSHAYVHVVDWGRPVTVHGMQVVHDEVVHADRHGAVTIPAEAVKGLPAAIDLLSRKEAVILDMAKRADFDIGKLREALSKSDDIH, encoded by the coding sequence ATGGCCCAACGTCCCTACACCCAAGCCGATCTCGATGCGCTTTGCGCCTGGGATACGCCCACCATCTGCAACGCACTCGAACTCGTGGTGCCTGCCCGGCGCGGCTATGGCTTCACCGTCCGCACCTTCGATTGCGCGCATCCCTCCATGTCGCCGATCTGCGGGCCGGCCCGCGTGGGCACCATCCGCGCGCAATTCCCCTCGGGCCGCACCAAGGAGCAGGACCGCGCCTCGCGCATCGGCTGGTATGAATACGTGGCCAATACCGACATGCCGACGGTGGTGATCCTGCAGGACCTCGATGACGTGCCCGGCACGGGCGCCTTCTGGGGCGAGGTGAACACCAATGTGCACAAGGGCCTGAAGGCGCTGGGCTGCGTCACCAATGGCTCGATCCGCGATCTCGACATGGTGGCCCCGGAGTTCCAGCTGCTGGGCATCATCAACCCGAGCCATGCCTATGTGCACGTGGTGGATTGGGGCCGTCCGGTCACCGTGCACGGCATGCAGGTGGTGCATGACGAGGTGGTCCATGCCGACCGCCACGGCGCCGTCACCATCCCCGCCGAAGCCGTGAAGGGCCTGCCCGCCGCCATTGACCTGCTGAGCCGCAAGGAAGCGGTGATCCTGGACATGGCCAAGCGCGCGGATTTTGATATCGGCAAGCTGCGCGAGGCGCTGTCGAAATCCGACGATATTCATTAA
- a CDS encoding thioesterase family protein, with translation MPFVENGPKPRLEDGWFRWDEPLVSVKPQWVDGYRHLNMGYYLVAYDLQTDRLWPHLGLGTPLKQGGLGTFAAEAWLDYQREMTEAMPIGAESTVLASDDKRLLLRHRMFHFTEGWTASEHEVLYLCVDLKIRRVTPWPDEVRTIFAGYATGAPAKRLALKRRNA, from the coding sequence ATGCCGTTTGTCGAGAATGGGCCGAAGCCGCGGCTGGAGGATGGCTGGTTCCGGTGGGATGAGCCTCTGGTCTCGGTGAAGCCGCAATGGGTGGATGGCTACCGCCATCTCAACATGGGCTACTACCTCGTCGCCTATGACCTCCAGACGGACCGGCTTTGGCCGCATCTGGGCCTCGGCACCCCGCTGAAACAGGGCGGCCTTGGCACCTTCGCGGCCGAAGCCTGGCTCGACTACCAGCGCGAAATGACCGAAGCCATGCCCATCGGCGCGGAAAGCACCGTGCTCGCCAGTGACGACAAGCGGCTGCTGCTCCGGCATCGCATGTTCCACTTCACCGAAGGCTGGACCGCCTCCGAGCATGAGGTGCTGTACCTATGCGTGGACCTGAAGATTCGCCGCGTGACCCCCTGGCCCGATGAGGTCAGGACCATCTTCGCGGGCTATGCCACCGGCGCCCCTGCCAAGCGCCTGGCCCTGAAGCGGCGCAACGCTTGA